The Candidatus Methanosuratincola sp. genome window below encodes:
- a CDS encoding RNA-protein complex protein Nop10 — MKGMLRKCTSCGTYTLRQDACPRCGMGVRIPHPAKFSPQDKYSRFRLALREIYEKEREE; from the coding sequence ATGAAGGGGATGCTCAGGAAGTGCACATCATGCGGGACGTACACGCTGAGGCAAGACGCCTGCCCCCGGTGCGGCATGGGGGTCAGGATCCCGCACCCCGCTAAATTCTCGCCCCAAGACAAGTACAGCAGGTTCCGCTTGGCACTTAGAGAGATTTACGAGAAGGAAAGGGAAGAATAA
- a CDS encoding translation initiation factor IF-2 subunit alpha, whose amino-acid sequence MVLRKKEYPEIGEFVIATAVRLQEHGVYVSLDEYGKNGYVPIGEVASTWVKNIKDFVKEGQKLVLKVIRIDERKGHIDLSLRKVTEREKKEKLIQWKKAKKAEKILEMAAKKLGKDPQEAIRLVGIPLEDAYGDLYAALEQLVQKGPKAVLEVGIGEDWADSLYDASKDHIEAPMVQITGEVKLFTNAPEGVEDIKKALNEGIKAVDPKLAKVEMYTLGAPRYRIEISAKDYRVAEEQMKSAVEAIMNRFRKSGGTAEFVR is encoded by the coding sequence ATGGTTCTCAGAAAGAAGGAGTACCCAGAGATCGGGGAGTTCGTAATTGCGACTGCTGTCAGGCTCCAGGAACACGGTGTTTACGTGAGCCTGGATGAGTACGGCAAGAACGGCTACGTTCCCATAGGCGAGGTCGCCTCGACGTGGGTAAAGAACATTAAGGACTTTGTGAAGGAAGGGCAAAAACTCGTCCTCAAAGTGATCAGGATTGACGAAAGGAAGGGGCACATCGACCTCTCGCTCAGAAAGGTGACCGAGAGGGAGAAGAAGGAGAAGCTGATCCAGTGGAAGAAGGCGAAGAAGGCCGAAAAGATCCTGGAGATGGCTGCAAAGAAGCTCGGCAAGGATCCCCAGGAAGCGATCAGGCTGGTGGGGATTCCGCTCGAGGATGCGTACGGCGATCTTTATGCCGCGCTCGAGCAGCTCGTCCAGAAGGGGCCTAAGGCAGTCCTGGAGGTAGGGATAGGCGAGGACTGGGCAGATTCGCTCTACGATGCCTCGAAGGACCACATAGAAGCACCCATGGTGCAAATAACAGGCGAGGTGAAGCTTTTCACGAACGCACCGGAGGGGGTCGAGGACATCAAGAAAGCACTCAACGAAGGGATCAAGGCAGTCGACCCTAAACTGGCAAAAGTAGAGATGTACACGCTTGGTGCCCCCAGATACAGGATAGAAATCTCTGCAAAGGACTATAGGGTTGCCGAGGAGCAGATGAAGTCGGCGGTTGAGGCAATAATGAACAGATTCAGGAAGTCTGGCGGCACCGCCGAATTCGTCCGGTAG
- a CDS encoding 30S ribosomal protein S27e: MKRKEMLTPVPRSKFYMVQCPECGNEQSVFSHVATVVKCNICGKDLALPTGGKSEILSDKVREIS; this comes from the coding sequence ATGAAGAGGAAAGAGATGCTCACGCCGGTACCGAGAAGCAAGTTCTACATGGTCCAGTGCCCCGAGTGCGGGAACGAGCAGAGCGTATTCTCACATGTTGCGACTGTCGTGAAGTGCAACATCTGCGGGAAGGACCTGGCACTGCCTACCGGCGGCAAGAGCGAAATACTCTCTGACAAGGTCAGGGAGATAAGCTAG
- a CDS encoding 50S ribosomal protein L44e, which yields MKAPKEINTYCPRCKVYTAHSVTLYKKGKERALAEGTRRYERKKLGYGSSRKPVQKRTAKTTKKLSLKLKCKKCGYQNQRKGIRLKKLEIV from the coding sequence ATGAAGGCGCCAAAAGAGATAAACACGTACTGTCCGAGGTGCAAGGTTTACACGGCCCACAGCGTGACCCTTTACAAGAAGGGCAAGGAGAGGGCGCTGGCAGAGGGCACAAGGAGGTACGAGAGGAAGAAGCTTGGTTACGGCAGCTCCAGAAAGCCGGTCCAGAAGCGGACAGCCAAGACGACAAAGAAGCTGAGCCTCAAGTTAAAGTGCAAGAAGTGCGGTTACCAGAACCAGAGGAAAGGGATCAGGCTCAAGAAGTTGGAGATAGTCTGA
- a CDS encoding DNA primase small subunit PriS, whose translation MHEIVRKEFSKYYSGLAAEDLAVPDMQQREFAFLQFGGEVMIRHMKFLEPKTLKDYVVENTPAHIYHSSAYYKTPEAADMNGKGWNGADLVFDVDSDHIRTECKVRHDVWHCMECGQEGAGFPPESCPRCRMKKIDTRTWICEDCLEAAKKEVIRIIDEYLVPDFGVADSDFEVFFSGHRGYHIHVRSEALRMLSGDGRREIADYVRGIGLDIRSHGFREIKKEVLIGPDMKDGGWRGRIARAVYEFVNRASLEDLKKVVAPGVAKSLFDNKERFLKNIESDPPYWGGLKGYTLESLEKITLASIKDLICNIDERVTIDSKRLIRCPNSLHGKSGLRTLRVDYSGIDSFDPLKEAVAFRHGSIRIYVKEAPRVRIGDEELGPLKDRTLEVPLALGLYLICRGAAEPR comes from the coding sequence GTGCACGAGATCGTAAGAAAGGAGTTTAGCAAGTACTATTCAGGACTGGCGGCAGAGGATCTCGCGGTACCGGACATGCAGCAGAGGGAGTTTGCATTCCTGCAGTTTGGTGGCGAGGTCATGATCAGGCACATGAAGTTCCTCGAACCAAAAACACTGAAGGATTATGTCGTTGAGAACACGCCTGCTCATATTTATCACTCCTCGGCATATTACAAGACGCCCGAAGCGGCGGACATGAATGGAAAGGGATGGAACGGCGCGGATCTTGTCTTCGACGTTGATTCGGACCACATAAGGACGGAGTGCAAGGTAAGGCATGACGTTTGGCATTGCATGGAGTGCGGTCAGGAAGGGGCAGGATTCCCCCCCGAGAGCTGCCCGCGCTGCAGGATGAAGAAGATCGACACACGGACTTGGATCTGCGAAGACTGCTTGGAGGCCGCAAAGAAGGAGGTGATAAGGATCATCGACGAGTACCTCGTCCCGGACTTTGGGGTCGCGGATTCGGATTTCGAGGTATTCTTCTCCGGTCACAGGGGGTATCACATACATGTGAGGAGCGAGGCGCTCCGCATGCTTTCAGGGGACGGGAGAAGGGAGATTGCAGACTACGTCAGGGGAATCGGGCTCGACATAAGGTCGCACGGATTCAGGGAGATCAAAAAAGAAGTCCTCATAGGTCCGGACATGAAGGACGGGGGCTGGAGGGGGAGGATTGCTAGGGCGGTCTACGAGTTCGTGAACAGGGCTTCGCTCGAGGACCTGAAAAAGGTAGTAGCCCCGGGCGTGGCAAAGAGCCTCTTCGATAACAAGGAGCGGTTCCTGAAGAATATAGAATCCGACCCGCCCTACTGGGGGGGCCTTAAGGGATACACGCTGGAGAGCCTCGAGAAGATTACACTGGCCTCGATCAAGGACCTCATCTGCAACATAGACGAGAGGGTCACAATCGACTCGAAGAGGCTGATAAGGTGCCCCAACAGCCTCCACGGAAAGTCAGGCCTCAGGACCCTCCGTGTGGATTACAGCGGCATCGACAGTTTCGACCCGCTGAAGGAGGCTGTTGCATTCAGGCATGGCAGTATAAGGATATATGTTAAAGAGGCGCCTCGTGTAAGGATAGGGGACGAAGAACTGGGGCCTCTCAAGGACAGAACGCTGGAGGTTCCGCTGGCGCTTGGGCTGTACCTCATATGCAGGGGAGCTGCCGAACCGAGGTGA
- the pcn gene encoding proliferating cell nuclear antigen (pcna) has product MFKAVLADSRIWKSIIESVSTLVDEGVFVADPSGIKLRAMDPSRVAMVDLDLPKGAFESYDCTKEVPIGVNFEDMKNVMRRAGANEKLEIEKGEDEARLKMRLKGKTARTFSMPLLDTGKEELSVPRIPFNVTVKAPASTITEAIKDAEVVSDFVRIAVEDGQMKITASGDRGEVEIVITKESGELLSVEVKEPSQALYSLNYLSKMMTAASLAEIVAIMFSKDMPLRLDFNLSSGGKIVYYLAPRMESE; this is encoded by the coding sequence GTGTTTAAAGCAGTTCTCGCCGACAGCAGGATCTGGAAGAGTATAATCGAGTCGGTCTCCACCCTTGTTGACGAGGGGGTCTTCGTTGCAGACCCTTCAGGGATAAAGCTGAGGGCCATGGATCCGTCTAGGGTGGCAATGGTCGACTTGGATCTCCCGAAGGGGGCATTTGAGAGCTACGACTGCACCAAGGAGGTTCCGATAGGCGTCAATTTTGAGGACATGAAGAATGTGATGAGAAGGGCCGGAGCGAACGAGAAGCTGGAGATCGAGAAGGGCGAGGACGAGGCAAGGCTCAAGATGAGGCTTAAGGGCAAGACCGCGAGGACATTCTCAATGCCGCTTCTTGACACCGGCAAGGAGGAACTCTCGGTACCACGCATCCCATTCAATGTGACCGTAAAGGCACCCGCCTCAACCATCACCGAGGCCATCAAGGATGCTGAAGTTGTGAGCGATTTTGTCCGGATCGCGGTCGAAGACGGCCAGATGAAGATTACCGCGAGCGGAGACAGGGGAGAGGTGGAGATCGTGATCACCAAGGAGAGCGGAGAGCTGCTGTCCGTTGAGGTCAAGGAACCGTCTCAGGCCCTGTACAGCCTGAACTACCTCAGCAAGATGATGACGGCAGCATCGCTCGCGGAGATCGTGGCTATCATGTTCTCCAAAGACATGCCGCTGAGGCTGGACTTCAACCTCTCCAGCGGAGGCAAGATAGTCTACTACCTGGCCCCGAGGATGGAATCGGAGTAG
- a CDS encoding transcription factor S, which translates to MEFCPNCNCILLEDRKRKVLVCRKCKFEKSIGVESGQRFVEVIERKVETVIVKDNDPSKERTLPITKAECKKCGNIEAYYWMMQTRSADEPSTRFYRCTKCGATWREYE; encoded by the coding sequence TTGGAGTTCTGTCCTAACTGCAACTGCATACTTCTTGAAGACAGGAAGAGGAAGGTGCTCGTCTGCAGGAAGTGCAAGTTCGAGAAGAGCATCGGTGTCGAGAGCGGGCAGAGATTCGTCGAAGTCATAGAGAGGAAGGTGGAGACAGTGATTGTTAAGGACAATGACCCGAGCAAGGAGAGGACGCTCCCGATCACGAAGGCAGAGTGCAAAAAGTGCGGCAACATCGAGGCCTACTACTGGATGATGCAGACGAGGAGCGCAGACGAACCGTCGACGCGCTTCTACCGCTGCACAAAGTGCGGGGCGACATGGCGCGAATATGAGTGA
- a CDS encoding ribonuclease III family protein yields the protein MEGDDYAVLAVKILGDAPVSDVYGTIQALSKDKGLSRLGDSFVNFIYSSAKSRSSGKPFGGKVPDKILSRSLSLSGVKVPTRLNHGERGDIVEGVLAYAWTKNLLTFEEAVCVLEASLRGVTCESRREEEEAAAKAFSALFLTAIRRVCGPVKGGVENW from the coding sequence TTGGAGGGCGACGATTATGCGGTTCTTGCGGTGAAAATTTTGGGAGATGCCCCGGTCTCGGATGTCTACGGGACGATCCAAGCGCTCTCTAAGGACAAGGGGCTCTCCAGACTCGGGGACTCATTCGTAAACTTCATCTATTCCTCTGCCAAGTCCAGGTCATCTGGCAAACCGTTCGGAGGCAAAGTTCCGGACAAGATCCTCTCAAGGTCACTCTCACTGTCAGGAGTGAAAGTACCGACTAGGCTCAACCACGGAGAGAGGGGGGACATTGTGGAGGGCGTGCTGGCATATGCGTGGACTAAGAACCTCCTTACTTTCGAAGAGGCGGTGTGCGTACTCGAGGCTTCGCTCAGGGGCGTGACCTGTGAGAGCAGGCGCGAGGAGGAGGAGGCTGCAGCCAAGGCATTCTCGGCGCTATTTTTGACCGCCATAAGGAGGGTCTGCGGCCCGGTAAAAGGGGGCGTGGAGAATTGGTAA
- a CDS encoding DNA-directed RNA polymerase subunit L, translating into MEVKVISEGKNRLEVEIPGEDHTLGNYLRATLLSVKGVKQAGYDIIHPLTGGIRVVVVTEEGVSPREAVAEALGRMGREVEEFKEKLRSST; encoded by the coding sequence ATGGAGGTCAAAGTCATTAGCGAAGGGAAGAACAGGCTCGAGGTCGAGATACCCGGAGAGGACCACACGCTCGGCAACTACCTCAGGGCGACCCTGCTCTCGGTCAAGGGCGTGAAGCAGGCAGGATACGACATAATACACCCGCTGACCGGGGGGATAAGGGTGGTAGTGGTTACAGAAGAGGGGGTCTCGCCGCGAGAAGCGGTAGCCGAGGCACTGGGCAGGATGGGCAGGGAAGTCGAGGAGTTTAAGGAAAAGTTAAGGTCAAGCACGTGA
- a CDS encoding exosome complex RNA-binding protein Csl4, which produces MSKTEKIVTPGEKLGVIEEYMTGSGAYEEDGKIFSCTAGELEVDTKNRSVGVSPRKRVAVPEVGDTVEGIVVGMKEDVALVKIVGIKGKRPLTGDFSAQLHVSQVSKDYTKSIFDAVNLNDRILAKVTTGWAPYQLSTVDDDLGVIYATCTKCGGDLVLKKGRLCCTNDNISEKKKISRLYLLRE; this is translated from the coding sequence ATGTCAAAAACAGAGAAGATAGTTACCCCCGGGGAGAAGCTCGGGGTCATCGAGGAGTATATGACGGGGAGCGGCGCGTATGAGGAGGACGGCAAGATCTTCTCTTGCACGGCAGGAGAGCTAGAGGTTGACACTAAGAATCGGAGTGTCGGCGTGAGCCCAAGAAAGAGGGTCGCCGTCCCCGAGGTAGGCGACACCGTCGAGGGGATAGTAGTCGGCATGAAGGAGGATGTCGCGCTCGTGAAGATAGTGGGGATAAAGGGCAAGAGACCGCTCACAGGAGACTTCTCAGCGCAGCTACACGTCTCACAGGTCTCGAAGGATTATACCAAGAGCATATTCGACGCCGTGAACCTGAACGACAGGATCCTTGCGAAAGTCACGACCGGATGGGCCCCCTACCAGCTATCGACTGTTGACGATGATCTGGGCGTGATATACGCTACCTGCACGAAGTGTGGCGGGGATCTTGTGCTTAAGAAAGGGAGGCTCTGCTGCACCAATGACAATATATCGGAGAAGAAGAAGATCTCAAGGCTGTATCTTCTGAGGGAGTAG
- a CDS encoding METTL5 family protein — protein MADPSYSMPGGRQPVRSKRELEILLETVREFEGPKIGYEQYRLPAQLAAEVIWYIEMRHRDIQGKRIVDLGCGTGMLTAGAALMGADYVVGVDIDAGSILKAREACRMLALAPVVDFVNAEVSQLELDADVVVQNPPFGVRVRGADRAFIRKSLEIAPRVYSIHKGGEAVMGFVSAFVVECGGRVDEIIPLKIKLSPTYHFHKKRSYAFEAHLFRIVRGGKGRHVKNREDSYPRGEARGHRGVYDGERRV, from the coding sequence ATGGCGGATCCTTCATACAGCATGCCCGGGGGGCGCCAGCCCGTTAGGTCGAAGAGGGAGCTCGAGATCCTTCTCGAGACGGTCAGGGAGTTCGAGGGTCCGAAGATTGGCTACGAGCAGTACAGGCTTCCGGCGCAGCTTGCCGCAGAGGTCATATGGTACATCGAGATGAGGCACCGGGACATACAGGGGAAGCGGATCGTCGACCTTGGTTGCGGGACAGGGATGCTCACCGCAGGGGCTGCGCTTATGGGGGCGGATTACGTCGTCGGTGTCGACATTGACGCCGGATCGATCCTTAAGGCAAGGGAGGCTTGTCGGATGCTGGCTTTGGCCCCCGTCGTAGACTTTGTCAATGCAGAGGTCAGTCAACTTGAGCTTGACGCCGACGTGGTCGTCCAGAATCCGCCATTTGGTGTACGGGTCAGGGGCGCTGACAGGGCTTTCATCCGCAAGAGCCTCGAGATCGCTCCGAGGGTGTATTCGATACACAAGGGGGGCGAGGCGGTGATGGGGTTTGTATCGGCATTCGTGGTTGAGTGCGGCGGGCGCGTCGATGAGATAATTCCGTTAAAGATAAAACTCTCGCCGACCTATCACTTCCATAAAAAGAGATCATATGCCTTTGAGGCTCATCTATTCAGGATCGTGAGGGGAGGGAAGGGAAGACATGTCAAAAACAGAGAAGATAGTTACCCCCGGGGAGAAGCTCGGGGTCATCGAGGAGTATATGACGGGGAGCGGCGCGTATGA
- the dph2 gene encoding diphthamide biosynthesis enzyme Dph2 — translation MYDFEIEKAAREVAKRGAKRVFVQAPDGLKQFLAELVSKLSEVCEVYVSINPCYGGCDLEDGRALMIGADMVIHIGHRKFIEGEEKIQTLYLPAPHVVDVKELASSAATELRRRGLTRVGVLANVQHIDYVGEFARALDAAGLVPVVDRQTGGLVLGCRTGGAKRIESEVDAFLFIGGGDFHPLGVAMDVEKEVFVADPYRNEVRGTAEIMKKTLSQRWWAIMEAAKSRRFGVIVVTKPGQFSIHSAEKIAAELREAGREAHLLVGDEVTPERLSAFPFIESFIITGCPRIATDSHQGPNRPFLNEAEAWKMLEIIKPRDK, via the coding sequence GTGTACGATTTTGAAATTGAGAAGGCAGCCAGAGAGGTAGCCAAGAGGGGAGCGAAGAGGGTTTTTGTCCAGGCCCCCGATGGGTTGAAGCAGTTCCTTGCGGAGCTCGTCTCCAAGCTATCAGAGGTCTGCGAAGTCTACGTCTCGATAAATCCCTGCTACGGTGGCTGCGATTTGGAGGACGGCAGGGCTTTGATGATCGGTGCCGACATGGTGATCCACATAGGACACAGGAAGTTCATCGAGGGGGAAGAAAAGATCCAGACATTGTACCTCCCTGCCCCTCACGTGGTCGATGTCAAGGAGCTTGCCAGCAGTGCGGCGACCGAACTGAGGAGGAGGGGGTTAACGAGGGTCGGGGTTCTCGCGAACGTCCAGCACATCGATTACGTGGGAGAGTTCGCCAGGGCGCTGGACGCGGCGGGGCTGGTGCCAGTGGTCGACAGGCAGACGGGCGGGCTCGTCCTCGGTTGCCGGACCGGCGGCGCTAAGAGGATTGAGAGTGAGGTGGACGCGTTCCTCTTCATAGGAGGGGGAGATTTCCACCCTCTCGGCGTGGCGATGGATGTGGAGAAGGAGGTTTTTGTAGCGGATCCCTATAGGAACGAGGTGAGGGGAACCGCCGAGATCATGAAAAAGACTCTTTCGCAGCGCTGGTGGGCGATAATGGAGGCTGCCAAGTCCAGGCGCTTCGGGGTCATCGTGGTTACAAAACCCGGGCAGTTCAGCATCCACTCTGCCGAGAAAATTGCGGCAGAACTCAGGGAGGCTGGCAGAGAAGCGCACCTTCTCGTGGGGGACGAGGTCACCCCCGAGAGGCTTTCGGCCTTCCCGTTCATTGAGTCGTTCATTATCACCGGATGCCCGAGGATCGCGACGGACTCGCACCAAGGCCCGAACAGGCCATTCCTGAACGAGGCCGAGGCCTGGAAGATGCTCGAGATAATAAAGCCCCGCGATAAATGA
- a CDS encoding 50S ribosomal protein L16, with the protein MPERPAHCYRYFDTPAYTRKEYIRGVPGSKITKFDYGDPNGDFQALVRLIPLEAGQIRHNALEAARVIATKHLQTLLGEKGFHLKVRAYPHQVLRENKMMAFAGADRLQDGMRRSFGKPAGTAARFRALQPIIDIRVAPDKKDVAKQALKLACAKMPMPCRVVEVA; encoded by the coding sequence ATGCCAGAGAGACCGGCACACTGCTACCGGTATTTCGATACGCCGGCTTACACCAGAAAGGAGTATATCAGGGGCGTCCCTGGATCGAAGATCACCAAGTTCGATTACGGGGATCCGAATGGCGACTTCCAGGCACTTGTCAGGCTGATCCCGCTGGAGGCGGGACAGATCAGACACAATGCGCTTGAGGCTGCGAGAGTGATAGCAACCAAGCACCTGCAGACACTCCTGGGCGAAAAGGGTTTCCACCTAAAGGTCAGGGCATACCCGCACCAGGTACTCAGGGAGAACAAGATGATGGCATTTGCAGGGGCGGACAGGCTTCAGGACGGGATGAGGAGGTCCTTCGGAAAACCGGCCGGAACCGCTGCCAGGTTCAGGGCGCTGCAGCCCATAATTGACATCAGGGTTGCTCCAGATAAGAAGGATGTGGCGAAGCAGGCTCTGAAGCTAGCCTGTGCAAAGATGCCGATGCCCTGCAGGGTCGTTGAAGTGGCCTGA
- a CDS encoding HemK2/MTQ2 family protein methyltransferase, whose product MKIRGLEIQVFDGVYPPSEDTFMLMDAVRGERAARGLELCSGTGTVGLSVASGVGHMVAVDLNPLAAMNTLFNYRKNGMDADVVVGDLFSPIRGEFDLIIMNPPYLPDGEGAPFDISWSGGARGRSVIDRFISEVGDFLSPGGRAYMLQSSLNGIEESVERARSEGLDAEVTGRRDFDFESLAVIRMKRRGRGPKEVWKS is encoded by the coding sequence GTGAAGATCAGAGGGCTCGAGATCCAAGTCTTTGATGGGGTGTATCCCCCCTCAGAGGATACATTCATGCTTATGGACGCGGTGAGGGGCGAGAGGGCAGCCAGGGGGCTCGAGCTCTGCTCCGGCACGGGCACCGTCGGGCTGAGCGTGGCCAGCGGTGTGGGGCACATGGTCGCGGTTGACCTGAATCCCCTCGCTGCGATGAACACGCTCTTCAACTACAGGAAGAACGGGATGGATGCCGATGTGGTCGTCGGCGATCTATTCTCGCCGATCCGCGGCGAGTTCGACCTGATAATAATGAACCCCCCCTATCTCCCTGACGGGGAGGGCGCCCCGTTCGACATATCGTGGAGCGGCGGGGCGAGAGGCAGGTCAGTCATAGACAGGTTCATCTCGGAGGTCGGAGATTTCCTGAGCCCCGGGGGGAGGGCATACATGCTCCAGTCGAGCCTCAACGGGATAGAGGAAAGCGTGGAGAGGGCACGTTCAGAAGGGCTTGACGCCGAGGTAACAGGGCGCAGGGATTTCGATTTCGAGAGCCTCGCTGTGATCAGGATGAAGAGGAGGGGGCGCGGCCCAAAGGAGGTATGGAAAAGCTAA
- the rsmA gene encoding 16S rRNA (adenine(1518)-N(6)/adenine(1519)-N(6))-dimethyltransferase RsmA, translating into MIDRSLLALTKRALEEAGIRPRKAQGQNYVVDPGLIRCLVDSARISENETVLEIGPGVGTVTEEISKRAGKVVAVEKDPASARYLMRKFAGSNVEIVQADILRIGIPEVDKVVSNLPYSISTPITFKLLSDRGFRFGAFTYQREVADRLRAKPSDPDYSRLSVAVSLLAEVMAVADFPPESFYPAPSVNSTVVTIKKKKTEAPAVAEWVVLDATLKFLFSQRRRTLRKALETFSKAKGIGREALEGEIRHALLEKRVFELSPGEFLEVSRAFSRRVVDGGEDQRARDPSL; encoded by the coding sequence TTGATTGACCGTTCGCTTCTCGCCCTCACAAAGAGGGCGTTGGAGGAGGCGGGCATCAGACCGCGCAAGGCCCAAGGACAGAACTACGTAGTGGATCCTGGACTCATCAGGTGCCTGGTTGATTCCGCAAGGATCTCCGAAAACGAGACCGTGCTCGAGATCGGACCCGGTGTCGGCACGGTGACGGAGGAGATCAGCAAAAGGGCAGGGAAGGTTGTGGCAGTCGAGAAGGATCCTGCGTCCGCCAGGTATCTAATGCGTAAATTCGCGGGTTCGAACGTCGAGATCGTTCAGGCAGATATCTTGCGGATCGGGATCCCCGAGGTAGACAAGGTGGTCTCAAACCTGCCGTACTCGATATCCACACCGATAACCTTCAAGCTCCTCTCGGACAGGGGTTTTAGGTTTGGAGCGTTCACTTACCAGAGGGAGGTCGCGGATAGGCTTCGGGCAAAGCCGTCTGACCCTGACTACTCCAGGCTGAGCGTGGCTGTATCGCTCCTAGCCGAGGTAATGGCGGTCGCGGACTTCCCTCCGGAGTCTTTTTACCCCGCACCGAGTGTCAACAGCACAGTAGTGACCATAAAAAAGAAAAAGACGGAAGCCCCCGCGGTGGCAGAGTGGGTGGTGCTCGATGCGACGCTGAAATTCCTCTTCTCGCAGAGGAGGAGGACTCTGAGAAAAGCCTTGGAGACGTTCTCTAAGGCAAAGGGGATCGGCAGGGAGGCGCTCGAGGGTGAGATCAGGCACGCTCTGCTAGAGAAGAGGGTCTTCGAGCTAAGCCCGGGGGAGTTCCTGGAGGTCAGCAGGGCCTTTTCAAGACGGGTGGTGGACGGCGGTGAAGATCAGAGGGCTCGAGATCCAAGTCTTTGA
- a CDS encoding DUF655 domain-containing protein, whose translation MSSPRDQPRKFEDFAVVLEHLPYGHPRDTRPLYRREPLVQAVGTEYFTLLELIPVPGASFQHRELIAIGKWGREKIDHVKRRIDYEELTQNAKDELPSVIEELVTKNMERFVSFFNNAGPVTTRMHSLELLPGIGKKAMWQILEERKKGPFASFDDIQSRTRLPDPKKTVVKRIMQEIMNEDKYYIFTKPPMRKEF comes from the coding sequence ATGAGCAGCCCGAGGGATCAGCCGAGAAAGTTCGAAGACTTCGCGGTCGTCTTGGAGCATCTACCCTACGGTCATCCGAGGGACACCAGGCCCCTCTACAGGAGGGAGCCGCTGGTCCAAGCGGTGGGGACGGAGTACTTTACACTACTCGAGCTGATCCCGGTTCCGGGGGCATCGTTCCAGCACAGAGAGCTCATAGCAATAGGTAAGTGGGGCAGGGAGAAGATCGATCACGTAAAGAGAAGGATCGATTATGAGGAGCTCACCCAGAACGCAAAGGACGAGCTCCCCAGCGTGATAGAGGAGCTTGTGACGAAAAACATGGAGAGGTTCGTCTCGTTCTTCAACAACGCAGGCCCGGTCACCACAAGAATGCACTCGCTGGAGCTCCTCCCAGGGATAGGCAAGAAGGCGATGTGGCAGATCCTCGAGGAGAGGAAGAAGGGCCCCTTTGCGAGCTTCGACGACATCCAGAGCAGGACACGCCTACCGGATCCAAAGAAGACGGTCGTGAAGAGGATCATGCAGGAGATAATGAACGAAGACAAGTATTACATCTTCACCAAGCCGCCGATGAGGAAGGAATTCTGA
- a CDS encoding RNA polymerase Rpb4 family protein: protein MPREIVKEEEVTLPKVKMLLEQRQKEGELSHLQKLTYDYASKFSKIDVDKADALLARLKEEGISGTLATQIVNILPASVEELRTIFSAESRPVLPSELEKLLSIINMFR from the coding sequence ATGCCCAGAGAGATCGTGAAGGAAGAAGAGGTAACCCTCCCCAAAGTCAAAATGCTGCTTGAACAGCGGCAGAAGGAGGGAGAGCTGAGCCACCTCCAGAAGCTTACCTATGACTATGCCTCGAAGTTCTCAAAGATCGATGTCGATAAGGCAGACGCGCTGCTGGCTAGGCTGAAGGAGGAGGGCATTTCAGGAACGCTCGCGACGCAGATCGTCAACATCCTGCCCGCGAGTGTTGAGGAGCTGAGGACGATATTTTCTGCAGAGAGCAGACCAGTCCTTCCCTCCGAGCTCGAGAAGCTCCTGAGCATCATCAATATGTTCAGGTAA
- a CDS encoding 50S ribosomal protein L21e — protein sequence MRHSVGYRNRTRTLLKKGPRERGLSPINRILREYAEGEKVVIKIDPSTVKGMPHRRFHGRTGTVVEKRGRAYVIAVHMGGFEKTIIARPEHIKPIEGQ from the coding sequence ATGAGGCATTCGGTTGGCTACAGGAACAGGACCAGAACCCTTCTTAAGAAGGGCCCGAGAGAGAGGGGGCTCTCCCCCATCAACAGGATACTCAGGGAATACGCTGAGGGCGAGAAGGTCGTGATAAAGATAGACCCGTCCACGGTCAAGGGGATGCCGCACAGGAGGTTCCACGGAAGGACCGGCACTGTGGTCGAGAAGAGGGGCAGGGCCTACGTGATCGCAGTCCACATGGGCGGGTTCGAGAAGACGATCATTGCAAGGCCAGAGCACATAAAGCCAATAGAGGGGCAATAA